From a region of the Vanrija pseudolonga chromosome 2, complete sequence genome:
- the HRD1 gene encoding ERAD-associated E3 ubiquitin-protein ligase HRD1 — translation MPGVSRLAAFGLLSTGLAAGVVGNALKERPNFYAAAVSVGRSSGALLILGNFLLFLTICTGVLWKRIFFGELRPIEYEHLFERLWIFLTESLLALTIFGNAFSIPFALMYGLLVFLKCFHWITADRVDYLDQIPPPGPPLSFHLRITAITTILTLTDIALFLYSAESIVVDGVSVMILFTSEFAILLASVLGTWARYGIAVADLRRAQGREDAPAWEQKSMYLFYVDLAVDFTKLLIYLVFFIAILINYGLPLHILRDVYMTLRSFIARASDFLRYRRATRNMDTLYPDASAEELDRLGDKTCIICREEMVARDAGDAADEGPNMTPKKLVCGHIFHFHCLRTWLERQQSCPTCRRDVLNMTPVPRRDGLQQPPPPAPGAVPVPPGAAHPDHPPTPEGARALEFEEYFRLPAVNGDAPPPLHAPPGVAPPTATRTAAPATLEIEETEEVRVQRGIWGAPIIPGRFLAQTPIAPLRAIPGLDQARVVPPPTGVQEPATPGPSGLVSGTTTPFSSQSPVVFSSTGSPRRSADATPQKPAAAEPAESAPVDDDVPTFDDDDIPIREAIARAALRRAGGSAASVDKGKTPERAVEPAPVAATPAPAAAAPRDTSFDAVPTHHAYLTPVSLPPPHLPQVVMGQSVARAVPQTPEATRRALDERLAALRDVDQVVWGLVGELSRLKSAWELEDGAGASESVQVSAATSTTADASSSAPA, via the exons atgccgGGCGTgtcgcgcctcgcggcgtTCGGCCTCCTCTCGACCGGACTCGCGGCAGGCGTCGTGGGcaacgcgctcaaggagcgGCCAAACTTCtacgcggcggccgtgtcggTCGGGCGGAGCAGCGGAGCATTGTTG ATACTCGGCAACTTCCTCCTGTTCCTCACCATCTGCACGGGCGTGCTGTGGAAGCGTATCTTCTTTGGCGAGCTGCGGCCAATCGAGTACGAG caCCTCTTCGAGCGGCTATGGATCTTCCTCACCGagtcgctgctcgcgcttACCATCTTCGG AAATGCCTTCTCTATCCCGTTCGCACTCATGTACGGTCTgctcgtcttcctcaagTGCTTCCACTGGATCACGgccgaccgcgtcgactAC CTTGACCAAATTCCACCCCCTGGCCCGCCGCTCAGCTTCCACCTGCGCATTACGGCCATCACGACCATTCTCACGCTGACTGACATTGCGCTGTTCCTCTACtcggccgagtcgatcgttgtcgacggcgtctCAGTCATGATCCTCTTCACGTCCGAGTTTGCCATTCTCCTCGCGTCCGTGTTGGGCACCTGGGCGAGGTACGGCATTgcggtcgccgacctgcggCGTGCCCAGGGGCGCGAAGACGCGCCCGCGTGGGAGCAGAAGAGCATGTACCTGTTCTATGTCGATCTGGCAGTCG ACTTCACCAAGCTCCTCATCTACCTCGTCTTCTTCATCGCCATCCTGATCAACTATGGTCTCCCGCTGCACATCCTGCGCGACGTGTACATGACGCTGAGGAGCTTCATCGCCCGCGCGTCCGACTTCCTGCGCTACCGCCGCGCCACACGCAACATGGACACACTGTACCCCGATgcgtcggccgaggagctcgaccgTCTGGGCGACAAGACGTGCATCATCTGCCGTGAGGAGATGGTCGCCCGTGATGCCGGCGACGCAGCCGACGAAGGACCCAACATGACGCCGAAGAAGCTCGTCTGCGGGCACATCTTCCACTTCCACTGCCTGCGCACATGGCTCGAGAGGCAACAGAGCTGCCCTACGTGTCGTCGCGACGTCCTGAACATGACCCCTGTGCCCCGCCGCGATGGGCTGCAGCAGCCTCCACCTCCAGCCCCGGGTGCGGTCCCTGTTCCACCAGGTGCTGCCCACCCCGACCACCCACCAACACCAGAAGGCGCGCGGGCACTCGAGTTTGAGGAGTACTTCCGCCTGCCGGCGGTCAatggcgacgcgccgcctcctctcCACGCACCGCCAGGAGTGGCGCCGCCTACGGCCACTaggacggcggcgcctgcGACCCTGGAGATTGAGGAGACTGAGGAAGTCAGGGTGCAGCGGGGTATCTGGGGTGCACCGATCATCCCAGGCCGCTTCCTCGCTCAGACCCCGATCGCGCCTCTGCGCGCCATCCCCGGCCTGGATCAGGCTCGCGTGGTTCCACCACCGACCGGGGTGCAGGAGCCTGCGACCCCCGGCCCTAGTGGACTGGTTTCGGGAACGACGACACCGTTCTCGTCCCAGTCACCCGTCGTCTTCTCGTCCACTGGCTCGCCTCGACGCAGTGCGGACGCGACGCCTCAAAAGCCTGCTGCCGCGGAGCCGGCCGAGTCGGCACCTGTGGATGACGACGTGCCgacgtttgacgacgacgacatcccAATACGCGAGGCGATTGCGCGCGCTGCGTTGCGCCGAGCTGGGGGCAGCGCTGCATCAGTGGACAAGGGCAAGAcgcccgagcgcgccgtggaGCCAGCACCGGTCGCCGCCACTCCCGctcccgctgccgctgcacCACGAGACACGTCGTTTGACGCCGTGCCGACCCACCACGCGTACCTCACCCCTGTGTCGCTGCCCCCTCCGCACCTCCCTCAGGTCGTTATGGGGCAGTCTGTTGCGCGTGCGGTGCCCCAGACCCCTGAGGctacgcgccgcgcgctcgacgagcgcctcgctgccctccgtGACGTTGACCAGGTCGTATGGggcctcgttggcgagctgAGCCGCCTCAAGAGCGCAtgggagctcgaggacggagCTGGCGCGTCGGAGAGCGTGCAGGTTAGCGCTGCTACCAGCACCACGGcagacgcgtcgtcgtctgcccCGGCGTGA
- the NOC2 gene encoding Nucleolar complex protein 2, translating into MGRPSKQFKKFASSGKLTETIKKRRTQKESKRKFESQVAQRLHQRGAPRPEHALSDDEDDEDADDDINPRKVQGGKVAGVAKTVDELFGAGGLDVPIDDPSDLEDLSDDEDEEDDDEDEEGEGEDEEDEEMDEAAMAKAMAELEKKDPEFFKHLKAEDPSLLSFGKGKGRADAMEEDDEDEDDDEDDEDIEMDEDEDDDDTPAPKIIVTMKMLRLWRESMLKRFSLRSLRKMTQAFRAAAHMNEAEEEQGDGSESRYTIPSAAVFNKLVLTALKFTPVVLSHHMPFKVLPNGRIKLLQDKKKATAANLDRLVLSHFSTLLHLIKSLPSTPSALAGASGDEAEAGGLLAMAVAESAKLLPWVLNARKHLRAYLKVLLDLWSSAGDSVRVAAFLAIRKMFVAGDEAVKDLALRNIYKSLVLPMRHTSVHTLPSLNLMKNTAAELYNIEPQLAYQHAFTFIRMLAVHLRTVVRSSTSGKGGEDGAAFRAVYNWAFVHSIDFWSQVLASAASVETQRARGGLESPLKPLIYPLTQIALGLVRLLPSSRYFPLRFHVIASLIRLVSLTETYIPLAPFLLEILDSAEFRRSNPKKATLKPLDLAYIIRAPAAYPKTRVYQETLGEELVYLLGDYHAQLAKNIAFPEITLPVVTSIRRHIKRGTAGSPKVSTQLKVLVDKLDANRTWVEGQRRNVSFAPRDRGEVSRFLENTKIEATPLGGWMRIQRKQRDQRRREVEKALREEREESDDE; encoded by the exons atgggTCGCCCGTCCAAGCAGTTCAAAAAGTTTGCCTCGTCGGGCAAGCTGACCGAGACGATCAAGAAGCGCCGCACACAAAAGGAGTCGAAGCGCAAGTTTGAGAGCCaggtcgcgcagcgcctgcaccagcgcggcgccccTCGACCGGAGCACGCTctgtccgacgacgaggacgacgaggatgccgacgacgacatcaacCCGCGCAAGGTGCAGGGCGGCAAGGTTGCCGGTGTTGCCAagacggtcgacgagctgtttggcgccggcggccttgacgtgCCGATCGACGACCCgtccgacctcgaggacctgagcgacgacgaggacgaggaagacgacgacgaggatgaggagggtgagggcgaggatgaggaggacgaggagatggacgaggcggcaaTGGCCAAGGCCATGGCtgagctcgagaagaaggaccCCGAGTTCTTCAAGcacctcaaggccgaggacccCAGCCTTCTCTCGttcggcaagggcaagggccgcgccgacgccatggaggaggatgacgaggacgaggacgacgatgaggacgacgaggatatcgagatggacgaggatgaggatgatgacgacACCCCTGCGCCCAAGATCATCGTCACGATGAAGATGCTGCGTCTCTGGCGCGAGAGCAtgctcaag CGCTTCTCGCTCCGTTCGCTCCGCAAGATGACCCAGGCGTTCCGGGCCGCCGCTCACATGaatgaggccgaggaggagcagggtGACGGCTCCGAGTCGCGCTACACCATCCCCAGTGCTGCTG TGTTCAACAAGCTCGTGCTTACCGCGCTGAAGTTTACGCCCGTCGTTCTGAGCCACCACATGCCCTTCAAGGTCCTCCCCAACGGCAGGATAAAGCTGCTGcaggacaagaagaaggcgacggcggccaacctcgaccgCCTGGTGCTGAGCCACTTCTCGACCCTGCTCCACCTCATCAAGTCGCTCCCCTCTActccgtcggcgctggccggcgcgagcggcgacgaggccgaggccggcggcctgctcgccatggctgtcgccgagtcggccaAGCTTCTCCCCTGGGTCCTCAACGCGCGCAAGCACCTCCGCGCCTACCTCAAGGTCCTGCTCGACCTGTGGTCCAGCGCCGGCGACAGCGTGCGTGTCGCTGCGTTCCTTGCTATCCGCAAGATGTtcgtcgctggcgacgaggccgtcaaggacCTTGCCCTCCGCAACATCTACAAGTCGCTCGTCCTGCCCATGCGCCACACCAGCGTCCACACCCTCCCCTCGCTCAACTTGATGAAAAACACGGCAGCTGAACTTTACAACATTGAGCCGCAGCTCGCGTACCAGCACGCCTTCACCTTCATCCGTATGCTCGCCGTGCACCTGCGTACCGTTGTGCGttcgtcgacgtcgggcaagggtggcgaggacggtGCCGCGTTCCGCGCAGTGTACAACTGGGCGTTTGTCCACTCCATCGACTTCTGGTCTCAGGTGCTTGCATCGGCGGCCAGCGTCGAGACCCAGCGTGCCCGCGGTGGCCTCGAGAGCCCCCTCAAGCCGCTCATCTACCCGCTCACGCAGATTGCGCTGGGTCTGGTCCGCCTGCTCCCTTCGTCGCGCTACTTCCCTCTCCGGTTCCATGTCATCGCTTCGCTTATCCGCCTCGTGTCCCTCACCGAGACGTACATCCCGCTCGCGCCATTCCTGCTCGAGATTCTCGACTCGGCCGAGTTCCGCCGCTCCAACCCCAAGAAGGCGACCCTCAAGCCTCTGGACCTCGCGTACATCATTCGCGCGCCCGCGGCTTACCCCAAGACCCGAGTGTACCAGGagacgctcggcgaggagctcgtctACCTCCTTGGCGACTACCACGCTCAGCTCGCCAAGAACATTGCCTTCCCTGAGATCACGCTGCCAGTGGTGACCTCGATCAGGCGGCACATCAAGCGAGGCACGGCCGGCAGCCCCAAGGTGAGCACCCAGCTCAAGGTGCTTGTCGACAAGCTGGACGCGAACCGCACCTGGGTCGAGGGCCAGCGCCGCAACGTGTCGTTTGCGCCCCGTGACCGCGGTGAGGTGTCGCGCTTCCTCGAGAACACCAAGATCGAGGCAACACCGCTCGGTGGCTGGATGCGGATCCAGCGCAAGCAGCGggaccagcgccgccgtgaggtggagaaggcgctgcgcgaggagcgcgaggagagcgaTGACGAGtaa
- the PTR2_0 gene encoding Peptide transporter PTR2, which produces MASSIKDKDQDVESKSLEGDLDPDTVPTEHELATLRRVPAAMPWPALLLCFAELAERASYYGTSGLFFNFVKNPLPKGGSGTGAVPRGDAYKNAKPGALGKGLVAANAVTTTFTFLSYVIPIVGAILADTRWGRYKAVWVGTLVGIFAHILIVVPAIPAVIKVPDASLALLIVSIMVLAFAAGFLKPSISPLLCDQVTVKRPTIRVQKNGERVIVDPETTIGRWLMIFYLSVNIGCFFSIATTYAERFVGFWLGLFLPGIVYAFVPIVLLLIKNRLQHAPPQGSVVLEALGVLRILLADGGIWKALRGGGDAFWDRARPSYIAKHNNVAHPEKVFWDDLFVDEIRRTVSACGFFVLLPIYNLAQLGIASQLGAMSVSMVLNHIPNDIMANFNPLGVVVGSPLLTYGFYPFMAYIGYPLAPMTRISIGFVIGSIGSTIAAIVQWKIYQTSPCGWYATSCDDVSKVSIAWLIPILVIPAIGELMVNVTAYEVAYTHAPARMKGLVFALCLFSTAISAAFSLACAGLIKDPWLVWPWVALTVAALICAVIFPTYFRHMNKAPHTWNDEARQAGKLTGFTLNKTEAARVEEEVSPELRKY; this is translated from the exons ATGGCAAGCAGtatcaaggacaaggaccaGGACGTCGAGTCCAAgtcgctcgagggcgacctcgaccccgatACCGTGCCAaccgagcacgagctggcgacgctgcggcgcgtcCCAGCGGCGATGCCATGGCCGGCGCTACTCCTCTGCTttgccgagctggccgagcgcgcaAGTTACT ACGGCACCTCGGGCCTCTTCTTCAACTTTGTCAAGAACCCCCTCCCCAAAGGCGGgagcggcaccggcgccgtgccccgcGGAGACGCGTACAAGAACGCCAAGCCGGGCGCGCTGGGCAAGGGGCTGGTCGCTGCGAacgcggtgacgacgac CTTCACGTTCCTCTCCTACGTCATCCCCATTGTcggcgccatcctcgccgacaccCGGTGGGGGCGGTACAAGGCCGTGTGGGTCGGCACGCTGGTCGGCATCTTTGCGCAtatcctcatcgtcgtccctGCCATTCCGGCAGTGATCAAGGTGCCTGACGCgagcctcgcgctgcttATCGTGTCAATCATGGTACTTGCGTTCGCGGCGGGCTTCCTCAAGCCTTCTatctcgccgctgctgtgcGACCAGGTCACTGTGAAGCGGCCTACCATCCGGGTTCAGAAgaacggcgagcgcgtcatcgtcgaccccgagactACGATCGGGCGGTGGCTTATGATCTTCTACCTCTCTGTCAATATCGGGTGCTTCTTC TCCATCGCCACGACATACGCCGAGCGCTTTGTCGGATTCTGGCTGGGCCTGTTCCTCCCCGGCATCGTGTACGCCTTCGTGCCCatcgtgctcctcctcatcaaGAACAGGCTgcagcacgcgccgccgcagggcTCGGTGGTCCTCGAGGCGTTGGGCGTGCTCCGTATCCTcctggccgacggcgggaTATGGAAGGCGCTCCGTGGCGGAGGCGACGCGTTCTGGgaccgcgcgcggccgagctaTATCGCCAAGCATAACAACGTAGCCCACCCCGAAAAGGTTTTCTGGGACGACCTGTTTGTCGACGAGATCCGCCGCACCGTCTCCGCGTGCGGCTTTTTCGTGCTCCTCCCAATCTACaacctcgcgcagctcggcatcgcgtcccagctcggcgcgatgTCCGTGTCCATGGTGCTCAACCACATCCCCAACGACATCATGGCCAACTTTAATCCTCTTGGCG tcgtcgtcggctcccCGCTCCTCACGTACGGCTTCTACCCCTTCATGGCGTACATCGGCTACCCTCTTGCTCCGATGACGCGGATTTCCATCGGCTTCGTCATCGGGTCGATCGGCTCGaccatcgccgccatcgtccAGTGGAAGATCTACCAGACGTCCCCGTGCGGATGGtacgcgacgagctgcgacGACGTGTCCAAGGTGTCCATTGCGTGGCTCATCcccatcctcgtcatcccgGCCATTGGCGAGCTCATGGTCAATGTGACGGCGTACGAGGTGGCGTacacgcacgcgccggcgcgtaTGAAGGGGCTCGTGTTTGCCTTGTGTCTCTTCAGCACGGCCatctcggcggccttctcgctCGCCTGTGCCGGCCTGATCAAGGAC CCCTGGCTCGTCTGGCCCTGGGTCGCCCTCACTGTCGCGGCCCTCATCTGCGCCGTAATCTTCCCCACCTACTTCCGCCACATGAACAAGGCGCCCCATACGTGgaacgacgaggcgcgccagGCTGGAAAGCTCACTGGGTTTACGCTTAACAAgacggaggcggcgcgggtagaggaggaggtgtcgcccgagctgcgcaagTACTAG
- the Heyl gene encoding Hairy/enhancer-of-split related with YRPW motif-like protein, protein MAWVQSPVASTSTSTSVSVSPTSPTFGLHSLSLTVPTSLSAHLAPPPGHQQQRYHSPQQQHHHLPPQQQRVPRPPSASAAVYSAMAPPPVPSSNRKRKSYTDVRSSASPAPESSASPSSHAEEGDSEYDPSRMHNAQRAPVRAKRAIQAKPAPAPAAPPAQAQKIGPGGRPMSREQLRKANHSLIERRRREKINAALSDLREMVPGLGGEGAGGKGGEFKLEVLERTVEHMRELKAQLEDMQSRLAGLSSAPKAYKKRRPSDDDDVDMDDHDDSPPRRPAHTPVQPVHAGSYIARKPAASSTPPSPSVTPPLHHTTVLSSPDPNETEPEFDLPPPLTMASKRVSQDDTSSSARTASPHPPSIASLLASSAQSQRSSTGASTARPSAGPSPNIYLPFPTPSPTSPFLTYHPSSASTASSTTGPPEPSPFMAPLQNISLFGGALDNSSASPYEGPTSGKQPSPPDLVMPPPSSANGRDMAPEEAANLLLAISSPDTLHPTRTGTTPLMSAVSGRSRALESEDFTLDGGVATATHARTTVKVEQHGQKYRSQGKTARDILRM, encoded by the exons ATGGCCTGGGTACAGTCGCCAgtcgcctccacctcgacgtcgacttcCGTCTCCGTCTCTCCCACCTCTCCCACCTTTGGCCTGCACTCGCTCAGTCTCACCGTCCCCACGTCTCTGAGCGCGCACttggcaccaccgccaggtcaccagcagcagcgctaCCACtcgccacagcagcagcaccaccacctgccgccgcagcagcagcgcgtccctcgcccgccatcagcctcagcagcagtCTACTCCGCCATGGCGCCCCCTCCGGTCCCCTCCTCGAACCGGAAGCGCAAGTCGTACACGGACGtgcggtcgtcggcgtcgccagcacccgagtcgtcggcctcgccgtcaagccacgccgaggagggcgactCGGAGTATGACCCTTCGCGCATGCACAACGCGCAACGCGCGCCCGTTCGCGCCAAACGCGCAATCCAGGCCAagcctgcccccgcccccgcggcACCGCCCGCGCAGGCGCAGAAGATTGGCCCCGGAGGACGGCCAAtgtcgcgcgagcagcttCGCAAGGCCAACCACTCGTTGAttgagcgccggcggcgagagaAGATCAACGCCGCACTGAGCGACCTCCGCGAGATGGTGCCCGGCCTCGGAGGCGAGGGAGCTggaggcaagggcggcgagttcAAGCTCGAG GTGCTTGAACGGACAGTCGAACACATgcgcgagctcaaggcgcagctcgaggacatgCAGAGCCGGCTAGCCGGCCTGTCATCAGCACCCAAGGCGTACAAGAAGCGCCggccgagcgacgacgacgacgtcgacatggacgaccacgacgacagcccgccgcgccgcccggcccACACCCCGGTCCAGCCCGTCCACGCCGGCAGCTACATTGCACGCAAGcctgcggcgtcgtcgacgcctccctcgccgtccgtcACCCCGCCGCTGCACCACACGACTGTGCTCTCGTCCCCCGACCCAAACGAGACTGAGCCTGAATTCGACCTGCCACCTCCACTTACCATGGCTTCGAAACGTGTGTCACAGGATGACACTAGTAGTTCGGCCCGCACGGCCTCGCCCCACCCGCCGTCGATCGCCTCTCTGCTTGCCTCGTCGGCCCAGTCGCAGCGCTCTTCCACAGGCGCGTCGACTGCGCGCCCAAGCGCAGGCCCAAGCCCAAACATCTACCTGCCCTTTCCGaccccctcgccgacgtcgccgttcCTCACGTACcacccgtcgtcggcgtcgacggccagctcgaccacgGGCCCGCCCGAGCCGAGTCCGTTCATGGCCCCGCTTCAGAACATCTCGCTgttcggcggcgcgctcgacaatTCGAGCGCCTCACCGTACGAGGGCCCCACGTCGGGCAAGCAGCCCTCACCGCCGGACCTCGTCAtgcccccgccgtcgtcggccaacgGGCGTGACATGGCccccgaggaggcggccaaTCTCTTGCTCGCCATCTCGTCCCCCGACACGCTGCACCCCACGCGgacgggcacgacgccgctCATGTCTGCCGTCAGCGGGCGTTCTAGGGCACTGGAGAGCGAGGACTTTACTCTGGACGGAGGCGTCGCAACTGCGACTCATGCTCGCACCACGGTCAAGGTCGAACAACATGGACAAAAGTACCGCTCGCAGGGCAAGACGGCGCGCGACATTCTTCGGATGTag
- the CBK1_0 gene encoding Serine/threonine-protein kinase CBK1 has protein sequence MERPWSRWASIFGMVLPRRGQNGEPRTLFGFIDSRRPSVYPDHLVTEAEGVSRPVVAVPRSPVVEGEERNGEPSTAAAEAGPSSLPDTATTPSVTLDAAALAAAGDDEYPNGTVRTVKRPRVINKLSLDLALVPPQTPPSSTPNSPSPPTASHGSPSRASSRTLTAPRPALETLERASCAALYFEQYYHNLTKPDAKRQLLRRDTVDITHFDIGRVIGQGAFGVVRIAAEASRPDHRLVAIKQLRKSDLLKMGQEGHIRAERDLLTSAADGALDTRPSWILRLFHAFQDKDSLYLVLDFMGGGDLLTLLMERISLPEAVVRFYAAEMILALQQVHALGYIHRDVKPDNFLFTSEGHIRIADFGLATDLHWSHDSAYYEQQRRTILKKHGFDLSKPAFGNRKRRTGRDQTGGSGVGSLREKSRSILGLKAKSRRRLAYTICGTNSYMAPEVIRGQGYGFGVDWWSLGVILYEAMFGAAPFIGNSRHEARVKILEWKDNLKFPRRPHVSHFGIDFIRQLLCEPEERLGSPTSVRGKNPVTGVSDQRASHIAEVLHPINPATLLAPDGAEQLMSHPLQDKTPPYQPNLSTPDDTRHFDEDIPDEPLAPANSALQIRDPLLGDGKSGPHLLEIRKGLAFRGWTFREPSPFAAMGGDTEPTPRATSFPNVSDDSRFLGSQSPASDSSSMMVVAHSGGGGGAERLVSGGSGSGSTASCTTVTTATSEGGSKGSEEEDDDDEEQVGDEDEEDDEDADGGNVLTPRGPGAYPGHPAHIASCPAQLEVTVR, from the exons ATGGAGCGGCCGTGGTCCCGGTGGGCCAGCATCTTCGGCATGGTTCTTCCCCGACGG GGGCAGAACGGCGAGCCGCGCACCCTCTTCGGCTTCATCGActcgcgcaggccaagcGTGTACCCCGACCACCTggtcaccgaggccgagggcgtcaGCCGGCCGGTCGTCGCTGTGCCTCGATCCCCAGTAGTGGAAGGCGAGGAACGCAATGGCGAgcccagcaccgccgccgccgaagctggcccctcgtcgctgcccgacACAGCCACAACGCCGAGTGTGACGCTTgacgctgcggcgctcgccgcggccggaGACGACGAGTACCCGAACGGCACGGTACGCACCGTCAAGCGTCCGCGGGTGATCAACAagctctcgctcgacctcgcgctcgtgccgccgcagacgccgccgagcagcacgcccaactcgcccagcccacctACAGCAAGCCACGggtcgccgagccgcgcgtcgtcgagaacGCTGACCGCCCCTCGgcccgcgctcgagacgctggaGCGGGCCTCGTGCGCCGCCCTCTATTTCGAGCAGTACTACCACAACCTCACCAAGCCggacgccaagcgccagctcctccgccgcgacACGGTCGACATCACCCACTTTGACATCGGCCGCGTGATCGGCCAGGGCGCGTTCGGCGTCGTGCGTATcgctgccgaggcgtcgCGTCCCgaccaccgcctcgtcgccatcaagcAGTTGAGAAAGTCCGA CCTTCTCAAGATGGGCCAGGAGGGCCACATCAGGGCCGAACGTGACCTTCTCACCTCTGCCGctgacggcgcgctcgacacgcgccCGTCCTGGATCCTGCGCCTATTCCACGCCTTCCAGGACAAGGACAGCTTGTACCTCGTTCTCGACttcatgggcggcggcgacttgtTAACGCTGCTCATGGAGCGTATCAGCCTCCCTGAGGCCGTGGTCCGGTTCTACGCCGCAGAGATGatcctcgcgctgcagcagGTTCATGCGTTGGGGTACATTCACCGCGATGTCAAGCCAGACAACTTTTTGTTCACGAGCGAGGGCCACATCCGTATCGCCGACTTTGGCCTCGCGACCGACCTCCACTGGAGCCACGACTCGGCGTACtacgagcagcagcgccggaCGATTCTGAAGAAGCACGGGTTTGATCTCAGCAAGCCTGCGTTCGGGAACAGAAAGCGCAGAACAGGGCGTGATCAGACCGGTGGCAGTGGTGTTGGGTCGTTACGGGAGAAGAGTCGGTCGATACTTGGTCTCAAGGCCAAGAGCAGGCGTCGGTTGGCGTACACTATCTGCGG AACAAACTCGTATATGG CGCCCGAGGTCATCCGTGGACAGGGATACGGATTCGGCGTCGACTGGTGGAGTCTAGGAGTCATTC TGTACGAGGCCATGtttggcgccgcgccgttcaTCGGCAACTCG CGGCACGAGGCCCGCGTCAAAAT cctcgAGTGGAAAGACAACCTCAAGTTCCCGCGCAGGCCTCACGTCTCGCACTTTGGTATCGACTTTATCCGGCAGCTGCTctgcgagcccgaggagcgcCTAGGCTCGCCAACAAGCGTGCGGGGCAAGAACCCCGTGACGGGCGTGTCAGATCAGAGAGCGTCGCACATTGCCGAAGTTCTGCACCCTATCAACCCCGccacgctgctcgcgcccgacggcgccgagcagctcatGTCCCACCC CCTTCAGGACAAGACGCCGCCGTACCAGCCCAACCTCTCGACGCCGGACGACACACGGCACTTTGACGAGGACATtcccgacgag CCACTGGCACCGGCCAACAGTGCGCTCCAGATCCGTGACCCGCTCCTAGGCGACGGCAAGAGCGGACCGCACCTGCTCGAGATCCGCAAGGG ACTCGCGTTCCGCGGCTGGACATTCCGCGAGCCGAGCCCATTCGCCGCGATGGGAGGTGACACTGAGCCAACGCCGCGGGCCACGAGCTTCCCAAATGTTAGCGACGACTCTCGGTTTCTGGGCTCACAGTCTCCAGCATCGGACAGCAGCAGTatgatggtggtggcgcacagtggcggcggcggcggagctgagcgcctcgtcagcgggggctcgggctcggggtcAACAGCGAGCTGCACGACAGTgacaacggcgacgtcggAGGGGGGAAGCaagggcagcgaggaggaagacgacgacgacgaagagcaGGTCggggatgaggacgaggaagatgacgaggacgcggacggAGGCAACGTCCTCACGCCTCGTGGGCCCGGCGCGTACCCCGGCCACCCAGCGCACATTGCGTCTTGCccagcccagctcgaggtcaCGGTTAGGTAG
- the rps3002 gene encoding 40S ribosomal protein S30-B, whose amino-acid sequence MGKVHGSLARAGKVKSQTPKVEKQEKKKTPKGRAKKRAQYTRRFVNVTLTPGGKRSMNQQPAGKSG is encoded by the exons ATGGGTAAGGTCCACGGCTCTCTCGCGCGTGCCGGCAAGGTCAAGTCGCAG ACTCCCAAGGTCGAGAagcaggagaagaagaagacgccCAAGGGCCGTGCCA AGAAGCGTGCCCAGTACACCCGCCGATTCGTCAACGTTACCCTCACCCCCGGTGGCAAGCGTTCGAT GAACCAGCAGCCCGCCGGCAAGTCGGGTTAA